Proteins encoded in a region of the Bicyclus anynana chromosome 27, ilBicAnyn1.1, whole genome shotgun sequence genome:
- the LOC128199661 gene encoding exopolyphosphatase PRUNE1 isoform X1, whose translation MEEYFASTPSKLKTNDYSSITLVLGNESCDLDSAVSAIVYAVFLHWQHNTFKGKVCTASKRTDDCKEDIFVPILDVNREDFPLKTEVVFALAGHEIYDKDLVFSNDIDMTKLMSEGKAKVTLVDHHTLASKYNHLAPYVTEIIDHRPLDRTYWTYNEDVRSTIELVGSCCTLVAQRIRDLSALVGLNGEFFTLYPDMTDLLYSCIVLDTVNFSKEVNKATQHDVEIVNFLEDLLNIDQREEQRKAKVDRLLEARRNVSQLTAAQLLRKDLKIFEDILVPSFPVLVKEFLSKPDSLEAVTEALSSRKCSLGLLLGMDLRGGHQRDCAVISPDDKLAKAFAIFLQEWSSPSFELVSELGVNHYYFKQMNLSAFRKQYVPAITEFLYYYKE comes from the exons atggAGGAATACTTTGCAAGTACTCCAAGCAAACTG aAAACAAACGATTATTCAAGTATAACTTTAGTACTAGGCAATGAGAGCTGTGACCTAGACTCAGCTGTGAGCGCTATAGTGTATGCTGTATTTCTGCACTGGCAACACAACACATTCAAAg gTAAAGTGTGCACAGCTTCAAAAAGGACGGATGATTGCAAAGAAGACATATTTGTTCCCATCTTGGATGTGAACAGAGAAGATTTCCCTCTCAAAACTGAGGTGGTCTTCGCATTGGCTGGACATGAAATCTATGATAAGGATTTAGTATTCAG CAATGACATAGACATGACAAAATTGATGAGCGAAGGCAAAGCCAAGGTTACATTGGTGGATCATCACACTCTAGCCAGTAAATATAATCACTTAGCACCATACGTCACGGAAATTATTGATCACCGACCATTGGATAGAACTTACTGGACATAcaa CGAGGATGTCCGGAGTACAATTGAGCTGGTGGGTTCTTGCTGCACTCTAGTTGCTCAGAGAATAAGAGATTTGAGTGCCCTGGTGGGGTTGAATGGGGAGTTCTTCACCCTATACCCGGATATGACGGATTTGTTGTACA gtTGTATAGTTTTAGATACAGTCAACTTTTCGAAGGAAGTCAACAAGGCTACACAACATGATGTTGAAATTGTTAATTTCCTCGAAGATCTGCTGAATATCGACCAACGGGAAGAACAGAg GAAAGCGAAGGTAGACCGTCTGTTGGAGGCGCGAAGAAATGTATCACAGCTGACCGCAGCGCAGCTTCTTAGAAAGGATCTGAAGATATTCGAAGACATATTGGTCCCCAGCTTCCCTGTCCTTGTGAAG GAATTCCTCAGCAAACCTGACTCCCTGGAGGCCGTGACCGAAGCCCTATCGTCCCGCAAGTGTTCACTAGGGCTCCTACTAGGGATGGACCTTCGTGGGGGCCATCAGAGGGATTGCGCTGTTATAAGCCCTGATGATAAGCTAGCTAAAGCT TTCGCCATATTTCTTCAGGAATGGTCCAGTCCTTCGTTCGAGCTGGTGTCGGAGCTCGGGGTCAATCACTATTATTTCAAGCAAATGAATTTATCAGCTTTTCGTAAACAATATGTACCAGCTATAAcggaatttttgtattattacaaagagtag
- the LOC128199661 gene encoding exopolyphosphatase PRUNE1 isoform X2, translated as MEEYFASTPSKLKTNDYSSITLVLGNESCDLDSAVSAIVYAVFLHWQHNTFKGKVCTASKRTDDCKEDIFVPILDVNREDFPLKTEVVFALAGHEIYDKDLVFSNDIDMTKLMSEGKAKVTLVDHHTLASKYNHLAPYVTEIIDHRPLDRTYWTYNEDVRSTIELVGSCCTLVAQRIRDLSALVGLNGEFFTLYPDMTDLLYSCIVLDTVNFSKEVNKATQHDVEIVNFLEDLLNIDQREEQRKAKVDRLLEARRNVSQLTAAQLLRKDLKIFEDILVPSFPVLVKEFLSKPDSLEAVTEALSSRKCSLGLLLGMDLRGGHQRDCAVISPDDKLAKAEWSSPSFELVSELGVNHYYFKQMNLSAFRKQYVPAITEFLYYYKE; from the exons atggAGGAATACTTTGCAAGTACTCCAAGCAAACTG aAAACAAACGATTATTCAAGTATAACTTTAGTACTAGGCAATGAGAGCTGTGACCTAGACTCAGCTGTGAGCGCTATAGTGTATGCTGTATTTCTGCACTGGCAACACAACACATTCAAAg gTAAAGTGTGCACAGCTTCAAAAAGGACGGATGATTGCAAAGAAGACATATTTGTTCCCATCTTGGATGTGAACAGAGAAGATTTCCCTCTCAAAACTGAGGTGGTCTTCGCATTGGCTGGACATGAAATCTATGATAAGGATTTAGTATTCAG CAATGACATAGACATGACAAAATTGATGAGCGAAGGCAAAGCCAAGGTTACATTGGTGGATCATCACACTCTAGCCAGTAAATATAATCACTTAGCACCATACGTCACGGAAATTATTGATCACCGACCATTGGATAGAACTTACTGGACATAcaa CGAGGATGTCCGGAGTACAATTGAGCTGGTGGGTTCTTGCTGCACTCTAGTTGCTCAGAGAATAAGAGATTTGAGTGCCCTGGTGGGGTTGAATGGGGAGTTCTTCACCCTATACCCGGATATGACGGATTTGTTGTACA gtTGTATAGTTTTAGATACAGTCAACTTTTCGAAGGAAGTCAACAAGGCTACACAACATGATGTTGAAATTGTTAATTTCCTCGAAGATCTGCTGAATATCGACCAACGGGAAGAACAGAg GAAAGCGAAGGTAGACCGTCTGTTGGAGGCGCGAAGAAATGTATCACAGCTGACCGCAGCGCAGCTTCTTAGAAAGGATCTGAAGATATTCGAAGACATATTGGTCCCCAGCTTCCCTGTCCTTGTGAAG GAATTCCTCAGCAAACCTGACTCCCTGGAGGCCGTGACCGAAGCCCTATCGTCCCGCAAGTGTTCACTAGGGCTCCTACTAGGGATGGACCTTCGTGGGGGCCATCAGAGGGATTGCGCTGTTATAAGCCCTGATGATAAGCTAGCTAAAGCT GAATGGTCCAGTCCTTCGTTCGAGCTGGTGTCGGAGCTCGGGGTCAATCACTATTATTTCAAGCAAATGAATTTATCAGCTTTTCGTAAACAATATGTACCAGCTATAAcggaatttttgtattattacaaagagtag